In a genomic window of Candidatus Tectomicrobia bacterium:
- a CDS encoding ABC transporter ATP-binding protein codes for MMLQVENVNTRYGLSHVLHDVSLRVGEGEAVAFLGRNGAGKTTTLKTIMGLLKPSAGKILMDGEDITPRPAHFIAQKGISLIPEDRQVFPNLTVFENLKISRLPVDGGKRLDEFLDWIFSLFPRLKERINNKGSQLSGGEQQMLTMARGLGTQPKLMLVDEPTEGLMPAYVETIRDVLIEIRNKGIAILLVEQRFRMALSITQRAYLIEKGQIRWEGSSARLIEDEETRVRYLGV; via the coding sequence CTGATGCTTCAGGTCGAGAACGTCAACACCCGCTATGGGCTGAGCCATGTCCTCCATGACGTCTCTCTCCGGGTCGGCGAGGGCGAGGCCGTCGCCTTCCTGGGCCGCAACGGCGCGGGCAAAACCACCACGCTCAAGACCATCATGGGCCTGCTCAAGCCCTCGGCCGGGAAGATTCTCATGGACGGAGAGGACATCACCCCCCGCCCCGCCCATTTCATCGCGCAGAAGGGAATCAGCCTCATACCCGAGGACCGTCAGGTATTCCCGAACTTGACGGTTTTCGAGAACCTCAAGATCAGCCGCCTCCCGGTGGACGGCGGCAAGCGCCTCGATGAATTCCTGGACTGGATATTCAGCCTCTTTCCCCGCCTGAAGGAGCGCATCAACAACAAGGGGAGCCAGCTGAGCGGGGGCGAGCAGCAGATGCTCACCATGGCGCGGGGGCTGGGTACGCAGCCCAAGCTCATGCTCGTGGACGAGCCGACGGAAGGGCTGATGCCCGCCTATGTCGAAACCATCCGCGACGTGCTGATCGAAATCCGGAATAAGGGAATCGCCATCCTCCTCGTGGAGCAGAGGTTCCGGATGGCGCTCTCCATCACCCAGCGCGCCTATCTCATCGAGAAGGGCCAGATCCGGTGGGAAGGCTCATCGGCCAGGCTCATCGAGGACGAGGAAACGCGGGTGCGTTACCTGGGGGTATGA
- a CDS encoding DUF302 domain-containing protein: MRLILPMFAFLLLAAPASAAEKVRVQTRAPFEKSTAALVDAIQKNKMGLVTRANAQAGAASRGVKIRGNQVIGVFRPDFAIRMLKASVDAGFEAPIRIYIYENEDGTATIAYVKPSDVFAPYAKPDLDKMAKELDAIFARIVQDALAAARKPAP; this comes from the coding sequence ATGCGTTTGATTCTCCCTATGTTCGCCTTCCTGCTCTTGGCCGCCCCGGCTTCGGCCGCCGAGAAAGTCCGCGTCCAGACCCGGGCGCCATTTGAAAAAAGCACCGCCGCGCTAGTGGATGCCATTCAGAAAAACAAGATGGGCCTGGTTACCCGCGCCAATGCCCAGGCAGGGGCGGCCTCGCGAGGGGTGAAAATCCGGGGGAATCAAGTGATTGGTGTCTTCCGTCCCGACTTCGCGATTCGAATGCTCAAGGCGAGTGTGGATGCGGGCTTCGAGGCTCCCATCCGCATCTACATTTACGAGAATGAGGACGGCACCGCCACAATCGCTTACGTCAAGCCCAGCGATGTTTTTGCCCCCTATGCGAAGCCTGATCTGGATAAAATGGCCAAGGAGCTCGACGCCATCTTCGCGCGCATCGTTCAGGACGCCCTTGCGGCCGCCCGGAAGCCGGCTCCGTGA
- a CDS encoding ABC transporter ATP-binding protein, translated as MPILETRKISKHFGGLIAVNEVDYRVEPGELRSIIGPNGAGKTTFFNMIAGDLAATSGQVFFHGEDITRLSTFERSHKGIGRTYQITTIFPRLTVRENVRIAAQSRKTTFNMWTGVNQHKELIEKADHILERVRLADKWDEPAGTLAHGEQRYLEIGIALATDPVLLLLDEPTAGMSPEESRQTAEFIRGLANPLTIILVEHDMEIVMGISDRITVLHNGEFLAEGTVDEIRANEDVKRVYLRD; from the coding sequence ATGCCCATCCTTGAGACCCGCAAGATCAGCAAGCACTTCGGCGGCCTGATCGCCGTCAACGAGGTGGACTACAGGGTCGAACCGGGCGAATTGCGCTCCATCATCGGGCCGAACGGGGCGGGGAAGACCACATTTTTCAACATGATCGCCGGCGATCTCGCGGCCACCTCCGGCCAGGTCTTCTTTCACGGGGAAGACATCACCCGGCTGTCCACTTTCGAGAGGTCCCACAAGGGCATCGGCCGCACCTACCAGATCACGACCATCTTCCCCAGGCTTACGGTCCGGGAAAACGTTCGAATCGCCGCCCAGTCCCGAAAGACCACCTTCAACATGTGGACCGGCGTGAACCAGCACAAGGAGCTTATCGAGAAGGCGGATCACATCCTCGAGCGGGTCCGCCTGGCCGACAAATGGGATGAGCCGGCGGGGACCCTCGCTCACGGCGAGCAACGTTACCTGGAGATCGGCATCGCCCTCGCGACGGACCCCGTGCTCCTTCTGCTGGATGAGCCCACCGCGGGCATGAGCCCCGAGGAGTCCCGCCAGACCGCGGAATTCATCCGCGGCCTGGCGAACCCGCTCACCATCATCCTGGTCGAGCACGACATGGAGATTGTCATGGGTATTTCAGATCGGATCACAGTCCTCCATAACGGCGAGTTCCTCGCCGAGGGGACGGTGGACGAGATCCGGGCGAATGAGGACGTGAAGCGCGTCTACTTGAGGGACTGA
- a CDS encoding FAD binding domain-containing protein has translation MTFEHVPVSTIDETLAAMKQFGERGKLYAGGVALSILMKSKVYRPEVLIDVAGVKELSFIEETPGGGIRIGPGTVHRALETSPLIRERCLLLAEVFHNVATIRIRNTGTIGGNICFAEPASDPPGVLLALEARMKARSTNGSERIIPAAEFWIGYYECALRPDELLTGIEFDPLPPGFRTGYTRFTTRSKEDKPCVSISAAVAVEADGITCREARIGLGGVEAVFRRLASVEEGLKGTALTRKSIDGVLTHALGDLDPISDIRASGDYRRQVTPVLIRRTIEKAMDMSGSPARAANS, from the coding sequence ATGACCTTTGAGCATGTGCCCGTGAGTACCATCGACGAAACCCTCGCGGCGATGAAGCAGTTCGGCGAGCGCGGGAAGCTCTATGCCGGGGGGGTAGCGCTCTCCATCCTGATGAAGTCGAAGGTTTACAGGCCCGAGGTGCTGATCGACGTCGCGGGTGTGAAGGAGCTCTCCTTCATCGAGGAAACCCCCGGGGGAGGCATCCGCATCGGCCCGGGGACCGTCCACCGGGCGCTCGAAACCTCTCCCCTCATCCGGGAGCGCTGCCTCCTGCTGGCCGAAGTCTTCCACAACGTGGCGACCATCCGCATCCGGAACACGGGCACCATCGGGGGCAACATCTGCTTTGCGGAGCCGGCCTCGGACCCGCCCGGCGTCCTCCTCGCGCTCGAAGCCCGGATGAAGGCGAGGAGCACGAACGGAAGCGAGCGGATCATTCCGGCGGCGGAATTCTGGATCGGCTACTACGAGTGCGCCCTCCGGCCGGACGAGCTGCTGACCGGAATCGAGTTCGATCCCCTGCCACCTGGATTCCGGACGGGGTACACCCGCTTCACCACCCGCTCCAAGGAAGACAAGCCCTGTGTCTCGATCTCCGCGGCGGTCGCGGTGGAAGCGGACGGCATCACTTGCAGGGAGGCCCGCATCGGCCTGGGCGGGGTCGAAGCTGTCTTCCGGCGGCTCGCGTCCGTGGAGGAAGGGCTCAAGGGCACGGCGCTGACGCGGAAGTCCATCGACGGCGTGCTGACCCATGCGCTCGGCGACCTCGACCCGATCTCCGACATCCGGGCGAGCGGCGACTACCGCCGTCAGGTGACCCCCGTCCTCATCCGGCGGACTATCGAAAAGGCCATGGACATGAGCGGCTCACCGGCCCGGGCGGCCAATTCGTAA
- a CDS encoding carbon monoxide dehydrogenase subunit G, with translation MEFSQEVVIDAPRQKVWDFIWNVEEFASCVPGVTQVERVDEERFRVRVEQKIGFLKATFHLNIEIQEKRAPEYIRTSGEGADSQIAASLKQRNEVTLEALSESQTKMSIRSSVDVFGKLGSLGFSVIKNQANKIFAEFAQRVKARLE, from the coding sequence ATGGAATTCAGCCAGGAAGTAGTGATTGACGCCCCGCGCCAGAAGGTATGGGACTTCATTTGGAACGTCGAGGAGTTCGCGTCCTGCGTCCCGGGGGTCACCCAGGTGGAGCGGGTGGATGAGGAACGCTTCAGGGTGAGGGTCGAGCAGAAGATCGGCTTCCTCAAGGCAACCTTCCACCTCAACATCGAGATCCAGGAGAAGCGGGCGCCCGAGTACATCCGCACGTCGGGGGAGGGTGCGGATTCCCAAATCGCCGCCAGCCTCAAGCAGAGGAATGAAGTCACTCTCGAGGCCCTTTCCGAAAGCCAGACCAAGATGTCCATCCGTTCCAGCGTGGATGTCTTCGGGAAGCTCGGCTCCCTGGGCTTCAGCGTCATCAAGAACCAAGCCAACAAGATATTCGCCGAGTTCGCCCAGAGGGTGAAAGCCAGGCTCGAATGA
- a CDS encoding TlpA family protein disulfide reductase encodes MAVPIFLKTMAIGMILLACFLGPRPAGAAEPRFHVLQAVPPGAPPLADFSFPDLNGKPRRLSEWRGKVVLLAFFATWCPLCNEEIPRLSTLQKKYGGRDFTVLAVSIDQTRAAPVEKWARERKLSFPILHDESFSSRTAHNVRFVPTLYLLDRDMRLVARAVGFVDWQGKDATGLIERLFALPRAARMEDSP; translated from the coding sequence GTGGCTGTACCCATATTCCTTAAAACCATGGCCATCGGAATGATTCTTCTGGCGTGCTTTCTGGGTCCGCGCCCCGCCGGGGCGGCGGAGCCGCGCTTCCATGTCCTCCAAGCCGTTCCACCCGGAGCGCCGCCGCTCGCCGATTTTAGCTTCCCCGATCTCAATGGCAAGCCCCGTCGGCTGAGCGAATGGCGGGGGAAGGTGGTGTTGCTCGCCTTTTTCGCCACTTGGTGCCCCCTCTGCAACGAGGAAATACCGCGCCTCAGCACGCTACAGAAAAAATACGGGGGGCGCGACTTCACCGTCCTCGCGGTGTCGATCGACCAGACCCGGGCCGCTCCGGTGGAGAAATGGGCCCGGGAGCGGAAGCTGAGTTTTCCAATTCTGCATGATGAAAGCTTCTCTTCCCGCACGGCCCACAATGTCCGCTTTGTCCCGACGCTCTATCTCCTGGACCGGGACATGCGGCTTGTCGCGCGCGCCGTTGGGTTCGTGGATTGGCAAGGGAAAGACGCGACGGGCCTCATCGAGCGCCTTTTCGCCCTTCCCCGTGCGGCTCGAATGGAGGATTCCCCCTAA
- a CDS encoding (2Fe-2S)-binding protein, whose protein sequence is MPKAERRTISFTLNGEPVEIVVPVHRYLVDVIREDLGMMGTKRACDQGVCGSCSIIMNGLLTSACLTLAVRADGASIETIEGLGSLEAGLHPIQQSFAAHGATQCGYCTPGMIMSAKALLDENPDPTVEEIKHWLTGNLCRCTGYAKIIEAVRAAAEGRTEPAVPISVPTVKAIED, encoded by the coding sequence ATGCCAAAAGCTGAGCGCAGGACGATTTCCTTCACCCTGAACGGCGAGCCAGTCGAGATCGTGGTCCCCGTCCACCGCTATCTCGTCGACGTCATCCGCGAGGATCTCGGAATGATGGGCACCAAGCGGGCCTGCGACCAAGGGGTCTGCGGCTCATGCAGCATCATCATGAACGGGCTCCTCACCTCCGCCTGCCTCACCCTCGCCGTCCGCGCCGACGGCGCCTCAATCGAGACCATCGAGGGCCTCGGGAGCCTCGAGGCGGGGCTGCATCCTATCCAGCAGAGCTTCGCCGCCCACGGCGCCACCCAGTGCGGTTACTGCACCCCGGGAATGATCATGTCCGCCAAGGCCCTCCTGGACGAGAACCCGGACCCCACGGTGGAGGAGATCAAACACTGGCTCACCGGCAATCTGTGCCGCTGCACCGGCTATGCCAAGATCATCGAGGCCGTCCGCGCCGCCGCCGAGGGCCGCACCGAACCCGCGGTCCCGATTTCCGTCCCCACGGTCAAGGCCATCGAGGATTGA
- a CDS encoding branched-chain amino acid ABC transporter permease — protein MSGLFGFFDRYGILVLGALLLVYPFLLKGLGELIFLAEEHNLRSLAKALLGFRAVIPSTPLMIQIIIYAFFGIAFNILLGYTGMLSLGHAAFFGVGGYTVGLMHVWFKPGAAVPDWMVGAFTLFPLETSLLSAVVVSALVALGVGMLASRKRGVYFAMLTLALSQVFYYAAQTFDRLTGGTDGLGGLANMRLGSLNLQVGIMDAQVTYYFVFFIAAVSTAIIWQILRSPFGHSLQAVRENERRARNCGFDTDRIRLLVFVLSGMFSGLAGALSIIYGESVPIENVHFGTSGQIVIITLFGGAGVFLGPAVGSFIYWYLRQLMSTEFVKYLAIFQYWEMWVGGIFILIVLFLPQGILGSIWQWTVNFRARRQMREYRRKMTAAVQRAEEGIDDAHP, from the coding sequence TTGAGCGGGCTCTTCGGATTCTTCGACCGCTATGGCATCCTCGTCCTCGGCGCCCTCCTCCTCGTCTATCCCTTCCTCCTGAAGGGTCTCGGCGAGCTCATCTTCCTCGCCGAGGAGCATAACCTGCGGAGCTTGGCCAAAGCCCTCCTTGGTTTCCGGGCCGTCATCCCCAGCACGCCACTGATGATCCAAATCATCATCTACGCGTTCTTCGGAATCGCTTTCAATATCCTGCTCGGCTACACGGGCATGCTCTCCCTCGGGCACGCGGCCTTCTTCGGGGTAGGCGGCTATACGGTCGGCCTGATGCATGTCTGGTTCAAGCCCGGCGCGGCGGTTCCGGACTGGATGGTCGGCGCGTTCACCCTCTTTCCTCTTGAGACTTCCCTGCTGAGCGCCGTCGTGGTGTCGGCCCTCGTGGCTTTGGGGGTCGGAATGCTCGCCAGCCGGAAACGCGGCGTCTACTTCGCCATGCTCACGCTGGCTCTCAGCCAGGTGTTCTACTACGCGGCGCAGACGTTCGACCGCCTCACGGGCGGGACGGACGGCCTCGGGGGGCTCGCGAACATGCGGCTGGGCTCGCTCAACCTCCAAGTGGGAATCATGGACGCTCAGGTCACGTACTATTTCGTCTTCTTCATCGCCGCCGTCTCCACCGCCATTATCTGGCAGATACTGCGCTCCCCCTTCGGCCACAGCCTCCAAGCCGTCCGCGAGAACGAGCGGCGGGCGCGCAACTGCGGCTTCGACACGGACCGGATACGCCTTCTGGTTTTCGTCCTCAGCGGCATGTTTTCGGGGCTGGCGGGCGCCCTCTCCATCATCTACGGCGAGTCCGTGCCCATCGAGAACGTCCATTTCGGCACGTCGGGCCAGATCGTCATCATCACCCTGTTCGGCGGCGCCGGCGTTTTCCTGGGGCCCGCCGTCGGCTCGTTCATCTACTGGTATCTCCGCCAGCTGATGAGCACCGAGTTCGTCAAATACCTCGCCATCTTTCAATATTGGGAAATGTGGGTGGGTGGAATCTTCATCCTCATCGTGCTCTTCCTCCCCCAGGGGATTCTCGGGAGCATCTGGCAGTGGACCGTCAATTTCCGCGCAAGGCGCCAGATGCGCGAGTACCGGAGGAAAATGACGGCGGCCGTCCAGCGGGCCGAGGAGGGGATTGACGATGCCCATCCTTGA
- a CDS encoding ABC transporter substrate-binding protein produces MARMNRRKFMKGMGLIGGALALQTAPAFLREGLGQQPIKWGMITPTTGPYATEAFDQVEGTKIAIEDVNKAGGVDGRQVELLFRDDQFKWEQATTHALDLLDNHRVDFLSGAMVGPEEVRFNEISRKRKIIYANYPQHILSTPQNAKTMSPLFFTTNTTPYQLAASAATYIAENKLGKKIYVLADDYIWPKMFMPAWNSLSKKYDLKFDEKSTVSWVPFPTSMDYSANFPRILKAKPEILYVINWGGRQVAAAKQILEAGLHKDIKIVFANTDVTIPEAAGKGSYDGLYAGAMWHWTLSDRYPAAKEMNDKFLARRKRPSSGYGALAHDLTRLILDTAKETKLYQPKDHFKLAKALEGRKFKYTKGECQIRACDHVCISQVFFLQGQSKDQMKGEFDHLKIVGESTGEQNELSCEAKGLGGAASQRT; encoded by the coding sequence ATGGCACGAATGAACCGAAGAAAGTTTATGAAGGGAATGGGTCTCATCGGCGGCGCATTGGCTCTGCAGACCGCCCCCGCCTTCCTTCGGGAGGGCCTGGGCCAGCAGCCCATCAAGTGGGGCATGATCACACCGACCACCGGCCCCTACGCGACCGAGGCGTTTGATCAGGTCGAAGGGACGAAGATCGCCATCGAGGACGTCAACAAGGCGGGAGGCGTGGACGGGCGGCAGGTGGAGCTCCTCTTCCGCGACGACCAGTTCAAATGGGAGCAGGCGACGACCCACGCCCTGGACTTGCTGGACAACCACCGCGTGGACTTCCTCTCCGGCGCGATGGTAGGACCCGAGGAGGTCCGCTTCAACGAGATCTCCCGCAAGCGGAAGATCATCTACGCCAACTACCCCCAGCATATCCTCTCCACGCCGCAGAACGCCAAAACGATGTCGCCTCTTTTCTTCACCACGAACACCACCCCCTATCAGCTCGCCGCCAGCGCCGCCACCTACATTGCGGAAAACAAGCTCGGCAAGAAGATCTACGTCCTGGCGGACGATTACATCTGGCCCAAGATGTTCATGCCCGCCTGGAACTCCCTCTCCAAGAAATACGATCTCAAGTTCGACGAGAAGTCGACTGTATCCTGGGTGCCGTTCCCGACTTCGATGGACTACTCGGCGAACTTCCCCAGAATCCTGAAGGCGAAGCCCGAGATCCTCTACGTGATCAACTGGGGCGGCCGACAAGTGGCCGCGGCCAAGCAGATTCTCGAGGCTGGCCTCCACAAGGACATCAAGATCGTCTTCGCCAATACGGACGTGACCATTCCCGAGGCGGCCGGAAAGGGGTCTTATGACGGCCTCTACGCCGGCGCGATGTGGCATTGGACGCTGTCCGACCGCTACCCGGCGGCCAAGGAAATGAACGACAAGTTCCTGGCCCGGCGCAAGCGGCCCTCCTCCGGCTACGGGGCCCTCGCCCACGATCTGACGCGCCTCATCCTGGACACGGCGAAGGAAACCAAGCTGTATCAGCCGAAGGACCACTTCAAGCTGGCCAAGGCTCTCGAAGGCCGGAAATTCAAGTACACCAAGGGCGAATGCCAGATCCGCGCCTGCGATCATGTGTGCATCTCCCAGGTGTTCTTCCTCCAGGGCCAGTCCAAGGACCAGATGAAGGGCGAATTCGATCACCTGAAGATCGTGGGTGAATCCACCGGCGAGCAGAATGAATTGTCCTGCGAGGCGAAGGGCCTCGGCGGGGCGGCCAGCCAGCGGACGTAG
- a CDS encoding branched-chain amino acid ABC transporter permease — protein MPYGGVVFDELLQHLFLGLVQGAIYVLLALGLSIIFGLMGIINFGHGVFYMLGAYVGFTMVQLLFAPLLGANAAFVVALAAVPLIMFGIGVAFERLVISRIYNTPNARFSGVLITFGLSIFLPDFIRMVYGRPGRPFAIPPFLATSLLEIGTLNISAYRTFIVAVAAVLVVLIWALLYRTNLGMVIRAGTSNNTMVQVLGINVSKVWTQTFGLGIALAGFSGVMISPLFAVEPTMGDAILIQTFIVVVVGGMGSFIGPVIGGLLIGQIWALTPLVGRTQFVVQHLSGTLIGPAFWEKASDILLFIVMALILLLRPRGLFGQEGAFD, from the coding sequence TTGCCTTACGGCGGCGTGGTATTCGACGAATTGCTCCAGCACCTTTTCCTGGGGCTGGTGCAAGGGGCCATCTACGTGCTCCTCGCCCTCGGACTCTCCATCATCTTCGGCCTGATGGGCATCATCAATTTCGGGCACGGCGTCTTCTATATGCTGGGGGCCTACGTCGGCTTCACCATGGTTCAACTGCTCTTCGCCCCCCTTCTGGGGGCGAACGCGGCCTTCGTCGTCGCACTGGCGGCGGTGCCCCTGATCATGTTCGGAATTGGCGTGGCGTTCGAAAGGCTTGTAATCAGCCGCATCTACAACACCCCCAACGCCCGTTTCTCGGGCGTGCTCATCACCTTCGGCCTCTCGATCTTCCTGCCCGATTTCATCCGGATGGTGTACGGCAGGCCGGGCCGGCCCTTCGCGATCCCTCCGTTCTTGGCGACCTCGCTTCTGGAGATCGGAACCCTGAACATCTCCGCCTACCGGACCTTCATCGTCGCGGTGGCCGCCGTCCTCGTGGTTCTCATCTGGGCCCTTCTCTACCGGACCAACCTGGGCATGGTCATCCGCGCCGGAACGAGCAACAACACCATGGTCCAGGTGCTCGGGATCAACGTCTCCAAGGTATGGACCCAGACTTTTGGCCTGGGAATTGCCCTTGCCGGCTTCTCCGGCGTGATGATCTCCCCTCTTTTCGCCGTGGAGCCCACCATGGGCGACGCCATCCTGATCCAGACCTTCATCGTCGTCGTGGTAGGGGGAATGGGCAGCTTCATCGGCCCCGTCATCGGCGGCCTCCTCATCGGCCAGATATGGGCGCTCACGCCCCTCGTCGGCCGCACGCAATTCGTCGTGCAGCATCTATCGGGGACCTTGATCGGCCCCGCCTTCTGGGAGAAGGCCTCCGACATCCTGTTGTTCATCGTAATGGCTCTCATTCTGCTGCTCCGCCCGCGCGGGCTGTTCGGTCAGGAGGGCGCGTTTGACTAA
- a CDS encoding xanthine dehydrogenase family protein molybdopterin-binding subunit: MTNFAYVGKSVPRVDAPEKVTGRAMYTLDLLLPKMLHGKLLGSPFPHARVKNIDTGRAEKLPGVKLVLTAKDIPDYVVWGVMPSCYDQRPLAVDKVRFVGDTVAAVVAASEDIAQEAIELIEVDYEDLPTVFDPREAMREGAPVIHAEKPNNIAFTKHMEFGPVDEMFRIAHHVSVLSTESSRQAHCAFETHVSIAEWSPSGNLTVYNSSQCPSLSSQYFAKCLHIPEANVRVVTNYVGGGFGGKATSKFNIDFLSIIAAKKLGRPVKFYYTREEEFLLATHRTKQYHTIRIATDKEGLLLAREVKMVVDNGGYSDYGPVVGAITAHMGGSLYNFKAYRHHADVVYTNVPPGGAMRGVGNAGYTFGTESAMDNHARQIGMDSAEFRMKNLVKKGDTTIIGARISSCGARECLREAVKRVPWKGPRPTGGARKRGYGLAMAVHFTGTRAMGPETAGAFIKMNKDGTVQVLSGTIEMGNGSNTTLSQICAETLGIRVEDVQIINGDTAVNPYGWGVRGSRTTAIDGMATRLAAIQARDMLFRGAAQLLECDAADLDARDGTIFVKSSPDRNVTHGQAYMKIYDKQGSEAVYTAASYDSPSETPDPATGYGNWSAAYSFGAKVAEVEVDTETGAVEVLRIVSVNDVGTVVNPAGAQGQLDGGALMGLGYALMEDFQVEGGQPVNPNWLDYKFPSTQDMPQLEAVLVETESPSGPYGAKGLGEMVQLATEPAIANAVYDAVGVRITSLPVTPEKVLRGLRELAGASA; this comes from the coding sequence ATGACCAACTTCGCCTATGTCGGAAAGAGCGTCCCCCGCGTGGATGCGCCCGAGAAGGTCACAGGCCGGGCCATGTACACCCTCGACCTTCTGCTGCCCAAGATGCTTCACGGCAAGCTCCTGGGCAGCCCCTTTCCCCACGCCCGAGTCAAGAATATCGACACGGGCCGCGCCGAAAAGCTCCCAGGGGTGAAGCTCGTCCTGACCGCGAAGGATATCCCGGACTACGTCGTCTGGGGTGTGATGCCCTCCTGCTACGACCAGAGACCGCTCGCCGTGGACAAGGTGCGCTTCGTCGGGGACACCGTCGCGGCGGTTGTCGCGGCCTCGGAAGACATCGCCCAGGAGGCTATCGAGCTCATCGAGGTGGATTACGAGGATCTCCCGACCGTGTTCGACCCGCGCGAAGCGATGCGGGAGGGAGCTCCCGTCATCCACGCGGAAAAACCGAACAACATCGCGTTCACCAAACACATGGAATTCGGCCCAGTGGACGAGATGTTCCGGATCGCCCACCACGTGAGCGTGCTCTCGACCGAGTCCTCCCGCCAAGCCCATTGCGCCTTCGAGACTCACGTCTCGATCGCCGAATGGTCCCCAAGCGGGAACCTCACCGTCTACAACTCCTCCCAGTGCCCGAGCCTTTCCAGCCAATACTTCGCGAAGTGCCTCCACATTCCCGAAGCCAACGTCCGCGTGGTCACGAACTACGTGGGCGGAGGCTTCGGGGGGAAAGCGACGAGCAAGTTCAACATCGATTTCCTGTCGATCATCGCGGCGAAGAAGCTCGGCCGCCCCGTCAAGTTCTACTACACCCGGGAGGAGGAATTCCTCCTGGCCACCCACCGCACCAAGCAGTACCACACCATCCGGATCGCCACCGACAAGGAAGGCCTTCTCCTGGCCCGCGAGGTGAAGATGGTGGTGGACAATGGCGGCTACTCGGACTACGGCCCCGTCGTCGGCGCCATCACCGCCCACATGGGCGGCAGCCTCTACAACTTCAAAGCCTACCGCCACCACGCGGATGTGGTCTACACGAACGTCCCCCCTGGAGGCGCCATGCGGGGAGTAGGCAACGCGGGCTACACGTTCGGGACCGAGAGCGCCATGGACAACCATGCCCGCCAAATCGGCATGGACTCGGCCGAGTTCCGGATGAAGAATCTCGTGAAGAAGGGGGACACCACCATCATCGGGGCCCGGATCAGCAGTTGCGGCGCCCGGGAGTGCCTCCGGGAAGCCGTCAAGCGGGTCCCCTGGAAGGGCCCGCGTCCCACAGGAGGCGCGAGGAAGCGGGGCTACGGCCTCGCCATGGCGGTGCACTTCACCGGCACGCGGGCCATGGGCCCCGAGACGGCGGGCGCCTTCATCAAGATGAACAAAGACGGCACCGTTCAGGTCCTCTCGGGCACCATCGAGATGGGCAACGGCTCGAACACCACACTCTCCCAGATCTGCGCCGAGACACTGGGGATACGGGTCGAGGACGTGCAGATCATCAACGGCGATACGGCGGTGAACCCTTACGGCTGGGGGGTGCGCGGGAGCCGCACCACCGCCATCGACGGGATGGCCACGCGGCTGGCCGCCATCCAGGCGCGCGACATGCTCTTCCGGGGCGCCGCCCAGCTCCTCGAGTGCGACGCGGCCGACCTGGACGCGCGGGACGGGACCATCTTCGTCAAGAGCTCGCCGGACAGGAATGTCACCCATGGCCAGGCGTACATGAAAATCTACGACAAGCAGGGAAGCGAGGCCGTCTACACGGCGGCCTCCTACGACTCCCCCAGCGAGACGCCCGATCCCGCCACCGGCTACGGAAACTGGTCCGCAGCCTACTCCTTCGGGGCCAAGGTCGCCGAGGTGGAGGTGGATACCGAGACGGGCGCCGTCGAAGTCCTCCGAATCGTGAGCGTAAACGACGTGGGGACCGTCGTGAACCCGGCGGGCGCCCAGGGCCAACTCGACGGGGGCGCGCTCATGGGGTTGGGCTACGCCCTCATGGAGGATTTCCAGGTGGAGGGAGGCCAGCCCGTCAACCCCAATTGGCTCGACTACAAGTTCCCCTCCACGCAGGACATGCCCCAGCTGGAAGCCGTTTTGGTCGAGACGGAAAGCCCCTCTGGCCCGTACGGAGCGAAAGGCCTGGGCGAGATGGTGCAGCTGGCGACCGAGCCCGCGATCGCCAACGCCGTGTACGATGCGGTAGGGGTCCGGATCACCTCCCTTCCGGTCACCCCGGAGAAGGTGCTGCGCGGCCTTCGCGAGCTGGCGGGGGCGTCCGCCTGA